In Pan troglodytes isolate AG18354 chromosome 21, NHGRI_mPanTro3-v2.0_pri, whole genome shotgun sequence, one genomic interval encodes:
- the CRLS1 gene encoding cardiolipin synthase (CMP-forming) isoform X3 gives MPQYENPWTIPNMLSMTRIGLAPVLGYLIIEEDFNIALGVFALAGLTDLLDGFIARNWANQRSALGSALDPLADKILISILYVSLTYADLIPVPLTYMIISRDVMLIAAVFYVRYRTLPTPRTLAKYFNPCYATARLKPTFISKVNTAVQLILVAASLAAPVFNYADSIYLQILWCFTAFTTAASAYSYYHYGRKTVQVIKD, from the exons ATGCCACAG TATGAAAACCCATGGACAATCCCGAATATGTTGTCAATGACGAGAATTGGCTTGGCCCCAGTTCTGGGCTATTTGATTATTGAAGAAGATTTTAATATTGCACTAGGAGTTTTTGCTTTAGCTGGACTAACAGATTTG TTGGATGGATTTATTGCTCGAAACTGGGCCAATCAAAGATCAGCTTTGGGAAGTGCTCTTGATCCACTTGCTGATAAAATACTTATCAGTATCTTATATGTTAGCTTGACCTATGCAGATCTTATTCCAG TTCCACTTACTTACATGATCATTTCGAGAGATGTAATGTTGATTGCTGCTGTTTTTTATGTCAGATACCGAACTCTTCCAACACCA CGAACACTTGCCAAGTATTTCAATCCTTGCTATGCCACTGCTAGGTTAAAACCAACATTCATCAGCAAG gtGAATACAGCAGTCCAGTTAATCTTGGTGGCAGCTTCTTTGGCAGCTCCAGTTTTCAACTATGCTGACAGCATTTATCTTCAGATACTATG GTGTTTTACAGCTTTCACCACAGCTGCATCAGCTTATAGTTACTATCATTATGGCCGGAAGACTGTTCAGGTGATAAAAGACTGA
- the CRLS1 gene encoding cardiolipin synthase (CMP-forming) isoform X1 — MLALRVARGSWGALRGAAWAPGTRPSKRRACWALLPPVPCCLGCLAERWRLRPAALGLRLPGIGQRNHCSGAGKAAPRPAAGAGAAAEAPGGQWGPASTPSLYENPWTIPNMLSMTRIGLAPVLGYLIIEEDFNIALGVFALAGLTDLLDGFIARNWANQRSALGSALDPLADKILISILYVSLTYADLIPVPLTYMIISRDVMLIAAVFYVRYRTLPTPRTLAKYFNPCYATARLKPTFISKVNTAVQLILVAASLAAPVFNYADSIYLQILWCFTAFTTAASAYSYYHYGRKTVQVIKD, encoded by the exons ATGCTAGCCTTGCGCGTGGCGCGCGGCTCGTGGGGGGCCCTGCGCGGCGCCGCTTGGGCTCCGGGAACGCGGCCGAGTAAGCGGCGCGCCTGCTGGGCCCTGCTGCCACCCGTGCCCTGCTGCTTGGGCTGCCTGGCCGAACGCTGGAGGCTGCGTCCGGCCGCTCTTGGCTTGCGGCTGCCCGGGATCGGCCAGCGGAACCACTGCTCGGGCGCGGGGAAGGCGGCCCCCAGGCCAGCGGCCGGAGCGGGCGCCGCTGCCGAAGCCCCGGGCGGCCAGTGGGGCCCGGCGAGCACCCCCAGCCTG TATGAAAACCCATGGACAATCCCGAATATGTTGTCAATGACGAGAATTGGCTTGGCCCCAGTTCTGGGCTATTTGATTATTGAAGAAGATTTTAATATTGCACTAGGAGTTTTTGCTTTAGCTGGACTAACAGATTTG TTGGATGGATTTATTGCTCGAAACTGGGCCAATCAAAGATCAGCTTTGGGAAGTGCTCTTGATCCACTTGCTGATAAAATACTTATCAGTATCTTATATGTTAGCTTGACCTATGCAGATCTTATTCCAG TTCCACTTACTTACATGATCATTTCGAGAGATGTAATGTTGATTGCTGCTGTTTTTTATGTCAGATACCGAACTCTTCCAACACCA CGAACACTTGCCAAGTATTTCAATCCTTGCTATGCCACTGCTAGGTTAAAACCAACATTCATCAGCAAG gtGAATACAGCAGTCCAGTTAATCTTGGTGGCAGCTTCTTTGGCAGCTCCAGTTTTCAACTATGCTGACAGCATTTATCTTCAGATACTATG GTGTTTTACAGCTTTCACCACAGCTGCATCAGCTTATAGTTACTATCATTATGGCCGGAAGACTGTTCAGGTGATAAAAGACTGA
- the CRLS1 gene encoding cardiolipin synthase (CMP-forming) isoform X2, translating to MLALRVARGSWGALRGAAWAPGTRPSKRRACWALLPPVPCCLGCLAERWRLRPAALGLRLPGIGQRNHCSGAGKAAPRPAAGAGAAAEAPGGQWGPASTPSLYENPWTIPNMLSMTRIGLAPVLGYLIIEEDFNIALGVFALAGLTDLLDGFIARNWANQRSALGSALDPLADKILISILYVSLTYADLIPVPLTYMIISRDVMLIAAVFYVRYRTLPTPRTLAKYFNPCYATARLKPTFISKVNTAVQLILVAASLAAPVFNYADSIYLQILWKCEQRENAMR from the exons ATGCTAGCCTTGCGCGTGGCGCGCGGCTCGTGGGGGGCCCTGCGCGGCGCCGCTTGGGCTCCGGGAACGCGGCCGAGTAAGCGGCGCGCCTGCTGGGCCCTGCTGCCACCCGTGCCCTGCTGCTTGGGCTGCCTGGCCGAACGCTGGAGGCTGCGTCCGGCCGCTCTTGGCTTGCGGCTGCCCGGGATCGGCCAGCGGAACCACTGCTCGGGCGCGGGGAAGGCGGCCCCCAGGCCAGCGGCCGGAGCGGGCGCCGCTGCCGAAGCCCCGGGCGGCCAGTGGGGCCCGGCGAGCACCCCCAGCCTG TATGAAAACCCATGGACAATCCCGAATATGTTGTCAATGACGAGAATTGGCTTGGCCCCAGTTCTGGGCTATTTGATTATTGAAGAAGATTTTAATATTGCACTAGGAGTTTTTGCTTTAGCTGGACTAACAGATTTG TTGGATGGATTTATTGCTCGAAACTGGGCCAATCAAAGATCAGCTTTGGGAAGTGCTCTTGATCCACTTGCTGATAAAATACTTATCAGTATCTTATATGTTAGCTTGACCTATGCAGATCTTATTCCAG TTCCACTTACTTACATGATCATTTCGAGAGATGTAATGTTGATTGCTGCTGTTTTTTATGTCAGATACCGAACTCTTCCAACACCA CGAACACTTGCCAAGTATTTCAATCCTTGCTATGCCACTGCTAGGTTAAAACCAACATTCATCAGCAAG gtGAATACAGCAGTCCAGTTAATCTTGGTGGCAGCTTCTTTGGCAGCTCCAGTTTTCAACTATGCTGACAGCATTTATCTTCAGATACTATG gaaatgtgaacAGAGAGAGAATGCCATGAGATGA
- the CRLS1 gene encoding cardiolipin synthase (CMP-forming) isoform X4, translated as MLSMTRIGLAPVLGYLIIEEDFNIALGVFALAGLTDLLDGFIARNWANQRSALGSALDPLADKILISILYVSLTYADLIPVPLTYMIISRDVMLIAAVFYVRYRTLPTPRTLAKYFNPCYATARLKPTFISKVNTAVQLILVAASLAAPVFNYADSIYLQILWCFTAFTTAASAYSYYHYGRKTVQVIKD; from the exons ATGTTGTCAATGACGAGAATTGGCTTGGCCCCAGTTCTGGGCTATTTGATTATTGAAGAAGATTTTAATATTGCACTAGGAGTTTTTGCTTTAGCTGGACTAACAGATTTG TTGGATGGATTTATTGCTCGAAACTGGGCCAATCAAAGATCAGCTTTGGGAAGTGCTCTTGATCCACTTGCTGATAAAATACTTATCAGTATCTTATATGTTAGCTTGACCTATGCAGATCTTATTCCAG TTCCACTTACTTACATGATCATTTCGAGAGATGTAATGTTGATTGCTGCTGTTTTTTATGTCAGATACCGAACTCTTCCAACACCA CGAACACTTGCCAAGTATTTCAATCCTTGCTATGCCACTGCTAGGTTAAAACCAACATTCATCAGCAAG gtGAATACAGCAGTCCAGTTAATCTTGGTGGCAGCTTCTTTGGCAGCTCCAGTTTTCAACTATGCTGACAGCATTTATCTTCAGATACTATG GTGTTTTACAGCTTTCACCACAGCTGCATCAGCTTATAGTTACTATCATTATGGCCGGAAGACTGTTCAGGTGATAAAAGACTGA